A single genomic interval of Saccharomyces eubayanus strain FM1318 chromosome IV, whole genome shotgun sequence harbors:
- the IST2 gene encoding Ist2p gives MSQTITSLDPNCVIVFNKISSANEKSLRAEFKRLHIDSIIKPGHDLKTNYAFIKIHQDKAKSLFSSLKNLGFIESIIPFHDTELSSNLHKLVSKDKTKLLETPKQYELYNLSNLTNNPKESLYFAFLQNYIKWLIPFSFFGLSIRFLSNFTYEFNSTYSLFTMIWTLLFAAFWLYKYEPFWSDRLSQYTSFSTIEFLRDKKNVGGNSGSTTMLKKCCFIPVALLFGVVLVSFQLFCFALEIFIKQIYNGPMVSVLSFLPTILISAFIPVLTMVYNKYFVEPMTNWENHTSAMSAKKSKEAKNFVIIFLSSYVPLLITLFLYLPMGHLLTAXIRAKFFSTISILACLPTHDSDFVIDTKRYEAQFFYFIVINQVIQFSLENFVPSLVNIAMNKINGPNPELVKAENEISKDQLSPSDMRIWSKVKSYETDPWGVTFDLDANFRKIILQFGYLVMFSTIWPLAPFICLVVNLIVYQIDLRKAVLYSKPEYFPFPIDDMSSSVSVTKKLTVGLWNSVLVIFAVVGSVITATLTYMYEDCNLPDVGAHTSIHMSKLWYLANPIKHSWVSIVLHAVLIEHASVAVFFLFSNILKSSRDNVSNGIVPTNITKTEKLSKQEDFDYTPVVKSSPDNENELTQRRGPTQDYVSHEINEKQPISLANGVERRGTGQSKNGPSILPPSPPSSSSSSSSSGAGAVDSGNSDKIGVTNEKSVAIENNEKGTALAKVPTVGSYGVAGATLPETIPTSKNYNLRFDEDGNSIKDGKSSGETSNLTDTNAVDSESKFNANVNAPDAFSRKIDQIPKIAVTHGEDNSQVENDVAMADPVNANGAIKPVLSTGVTDDHSRASVTTEQTKNSMLNNKNGPVRSISTKETKESTRPSNNSATDAAHHHHHHRHHRDAGVKNATNNSKAAESSSSSSATKEKPKRKKGLLHKLKKKL, from the coding sequence ATGTCGCAGACAATCACATCCTTAGATCCGAACTGTGTTATTGTATTCAATAAGATTTCAAGCGCTAACGAGAAAAGTTTGCGTGCGGAATTTAAGCGTTTGCATATTGATTCTATTATCAAACCTGGCCATGATTTGAAGACAAATTATGCTTTCATTAAGATCCATCAGGATAAAGCCAAGTCACTGTTTTCATCCCTCAAGAACTTGGGCTTTATTGAATCTATCATACCATTTCATGATACTGAATTGTCCAGTAATTTGCATAAACTTGTTTCTAAagacaaaacaaaattacTGGAAACTCCAAAACAGTACGAATTATACAATTTGTCGAATTTGACCAACAACCCCAAAGAATCCTTATATTTTGCATTCTTACAAAACTACATAAAATGGTTGATTccattttcgttttttggATTATCGATCCGATTCTTATCCAATTTCACATATGAATTCAATTCCACTTATTCATTGTTTACTATGATATGGACTCTGTTATTTGCGGCTTTCTGGCTTTATAAATACGAACCATTTTGGTCGGATAGATTGAGTCAATACACCTCATTTTCGACCATTGAGTTCCTTCGCgacaaaaaaaacgttGGAGGAAATTCTGGCTCAACTAccatgttgaaaaaatgttgTTTTATACCAGTGGCTTTGCTTTTTGGTGTTGTATTGGTATCATTCcagttgttttgttttgcattagaaatttttatcaagCAAATTTATAACGGCCCAATGGTGTCTGTTTTGTCATTCTTGCCCACAATACTAATTTCTGCGTTCATCCCAGTTTTAACTATGGTCTACAATAAATATTTTGTGGAACCAATGACAAATTGGGAAAACCATACCAGTGCAATGAGTGCAAAGAAATCCAAAGAGGCTAAGAATTTTGTCATTATCTTTTTATCTAGTTATGTTCCATTGTTGATAACTTTATTCCTTTATCTGCCAATGGGCCATCTATTAACCGCCRAAATAAGagccaaatttttcagtacTATCTCGATCTTAGCTTGTTTGCCTACGCATGATTCGGATTTTGTTATTGACACAAAGCGTTATGAAGCCcaatttttctactttaTCGTTATCAACCAAGTGATTCAATTCAGTCTAGAAAATTTTGTTCCAAGCCTTGTCAATATTGCaatgaacaaaatcaaTGGACCAAACCCTGAGCTTGTGAAAGccgaaaatgaaatcagTAAAGACCAACTGAGCCCATCAGACATGAGAATTTGGTCAAAGGTTAAATCGTACGAGACAGATCCATGGGGAGTCACATTCGACTTGGATGCAAATTTCAGAAAGATCATATTACAGTTCGGTTATCTTGTTATGTTTTCTACTATTTGGCCATTGGCCCCATTCATATGTTTGGTGGTCAATTTGATAGTTTATCAAATCGATTTAAGGAAAGCCGTTCTTTACAGCAAACCAGAGTATTTCCCATTCCCAATTGACGATATGTCATCTTCTGTCTCTGTTACCAAAAAATTGACTGTTGGTCTATGGAACTCTGTTTTGGTTATTTTCGCGGTCGTAGGTTCTGTCATCACAGCCACTTTAACTTACATGTATGAAGACTGCAACTTACCAGATGTCGGCGCACACACTTCAATCCATATGAGTAAGCTTTGGTATTTGGCAAATCCAATCAAGCATTCGTGGGTGAGTATTGTACTACATGCCGTTTTAATTGAACATGCCAGTGTTGCcgttttcttccttttctctaATATTCTAAAATCTTCCCGGGATAATGTTTCCAACGGAATCGTGCCAACTAATATAACGAAGACggaaaaattatcaaaacaagaagattttgACTACACTCCTGTTGTCAAATCCAGTCctgataatgaaaatgagCTGACCCAAAGAAGAGGACCTACCCAGGATTACGTGTCCCATGAAATCAATGAGAAACAGCCTATCTCTCTTGCAAATGGAGTTGAAAGACGGGGTACCGGCCAGTCTAAGAATGGTCCTTCCATTCTTCCCCCATCAccaccttcttcttcttcttcgtcttcttcttccggTGCAGGCGCTGTCGATTCTGGCAATAGTGATAAAATTGGAGTTactaatgaaaaatcagTGGCCATAGAAAACAACGAAAAAGGAACCGCTTTGGCTAAAGTGCCAACTGTTGGGTCATACGGTGTTGCAGGCGCCACTCTACCTGAAACAATACCAACTTCGAAAAACTATAATTTAAGATTTGACGAAGACGGTAATTCCATCAAAGATGGGAAATCTAGTGGGGAAACCTCGAACTTAACCGACACGAACGCGGTAGACAGCGAGAGCAAATTCAATGCAAACGTCAATGCTCCTGATGCATTCAGCAGAAAAATCGATCAAATACCCAAAATTGCTGTTACGCATGGTGAAGATAACTCTCAAGTTGAAAACGATGTTGCCATGGCTGACCCGGTAAATGCCAATGGGGCCATCAAACCGGTTCTCAGCACAGGCGTTACTGATGACCATTCGAGGGCTTCCGTGACTACCGAGCAAACGAAGAATTCTATGTTAAACAATAAGAATGGCCCAGTAAGATCTATTTCTACGAAGGAAACCAAAGAATCTACAAGACCATCAAACAACAGTGCTACTGATGCCGCTCAccaccatcaccatcacCGTCACCATCGCGATGCTGGAGTGAAGAACGCCACGAACAATTCCAAGGCAGCTgaatcttcatcttcttcatcagcgacaaaagaaaaaccaaaacgCAAAAAGGGGCTGCTGcataaattgaaaaagaaattatga
- the RFC5 gene encoding replication factor C subunit 5: MSLWVDKYRPKSLNALSHNEELTHFLKSLSDQPRDLPHLLLYGPNGAGKKTRCMALLESIFGSGVYRLKIDVRQFVTASNKKLELNVVSSPYHLEITPSDMGNNDRIVIQELLKEVAQMEQVDFHDSKDGLAHRYKCVIINEANSLTKDAQAALRRTMEKYSKNIRLIMICDSMSPIIAPIKSRCLLVRCPAPSDNEISNILSDVATNERIHLETKEILLKIASESNGNLRVSLLMLESMALNNELTLKVSSPIIKPDWIIVIQKLARKVVKERSVNSLIECRAVLYDLLAHCIPANVILKELTFALLSVETLNTVQKASVIENSSVFDERLSLGNKAIFHLEGFIAKVMCTLD; the protein is encoded by the coding sequence ATGTCCTTGTGGGTTGACAAGTATAGACCTAAGTCATTAAATGCACTTTCAcataatgaagaattgaCGCATTTTTTAAAGTCACTGTCTGATCAACCTCGCGATTTACCTCATCTTTTACTATATGGACCAAATGGTGCAGGTAAGAAGACGCGTTGCATGGCATTACTAGAGTCTATATTTGGTTCAGGAGTTTATAGATTAAAGATTGATGTTAGACAGTTTGTTACCGCCTCGAACAAGAAACTAGAGTTAAATGTGGTTAGTTCGCCATATCATTTGGAGATCACACCCAGTGATATGGGCAACAATGATAGAATTGTCATTCAAGAGCTGTTGAAAGAAGTGGCACAAATGGAACAAGTTGACTTCCACGATTCTAAAGATGGGTTGGCTCATAGATACAAATGTGTTATTATCAACGAGGCAAATTCTTTAACAAAGGATGCCCAGGCTGCCTTGAGGCGCACCATGGAAAAATACTCTAAGAACATTAGGCTGATCATGATTTGCGATTCTATGTCGCCTATAATTGCTCCCATCAAATCACGTTGTCTTTTGGTTCGTTGTCCCGCACCAAGTGATAATGAAAtctcaaatattttatctGATGTAGCGACGAATGAAAGAATACATTTAGAAACAAAGGAAATTTTGCTGAAAATTGCCAGCGAATCGAATGGGAATTTACGAGTCTCTCTATTGATGCTCGAATCTATGGCATTAAACAACGAACTAACATTGAAAGTCAGTAGCCCTATAATAAAGCCGGACTGGATTATCGTAATTCAAAAGCTAGCGAGAAAGGTCGTCAAAGAAAGATCTGTTAACTCATTGATCGAATGTAGAGCCGTTCTATACGACTTGCTGGCTCACTGTATACCTGCGAATGTAATTTTGAAGGAACTAACGTTTGCGCTGTTAAGCGTGGAAACCTTAAACACTGTGCAAAAGGCATCCgttattgaaaattcaaGTGTTTTCGATGAAAGGCTATCACTGGGGAATAAGGCGATCTTCCATTTGGAAGGGTTTATAGCAAAGGTCATGTGCACTTTAGATTAA
- the POL30 gene encoding proliferating cell nuclear antigen, with protein sequence MLEAKFEEASLFKRIIDGFKDCVQLVNFQCKEDGIIAQAVDDSRVLLVSLEIGVEAFQEYRCDHPVTLGMDLTSLSKILRCGNNTDTLTLIADNTPDSIILLFEDTKKDRIAEYSLKLMDIDADFLKIEELQYDSTLSLPSSEFSKIVRDLSQLXDSINIMITKETIKFVADGDIGSGSVIIKPFVDMEHPETSIKLEMDQPVDLTFGAKYLLDIIKGSSLSDRVGIRLSSEAPALFQFDLKSGFLQFFLAPKFNDEE encoded by the coding sequence atgttagAAGCTAAATTCGAAGAAGCAtcccttttcaaaagaatcaTCGACGGTTTCAAAGACTGTGTCCAATTGGTCAATTTCCAATGTAAGGAAGATGGTATCATTGCCCAAGCTGTCGACGACTCAAGAGTTTTGTTGGTCTCTTTGGAGATCGGTGTCGAAGCCTTCCAAGAATATAGATGTGATCATCCTGTCACACTGGGTATGGATTTGACCTCGCTAAGTAAGATTCTACGTTGCGGTAACAACACCGACACTTTAACGTTAATTGCTGACAACACACCGGACTCCATCATCCTATTATTCGAAGATACGAAAAAGGACCGTATAGCGGAGTATTCCCTGAAATTGATGGATATCGATGCTGATTTCTTGAAGATTGAAGAGTTACAATACGATTCAACCTTATCCTTACCATCATCCGAATTCTCCAAGATCGTTCGTGATTTGTCTCAACTGRGCGATTCTATTAATATCATGATCACTAAGGAAACAATCAAGTTCGTAGCGGATGGTGATATCGGTTCAGGATCCGTCATAATAAAACCATTTGTTGACATGGAACATCCTGAAACAAGCATCAAATTGGAAATGGACCAACCCGTAGATTTGACATTCGGTGCTAAGTACTTATTAGATATCATCAAGGGTTCCTCCCTTTCCGATAGAGTCGGTATCAGACTATCCAGTGAAGCTCCTGCTTTGTTCCAATTCGATTTGAAGAGTGGATTCCTACAATTCTTCTTGGCTCCTAAATTTAATGACGAAGAgtaa
- the NHP6B gene encoding high-mobility group nucleosome-binding protein, with product MAATKEAKQPKEPKKRTTRRKKDPNAPKRGLSAYMFFANETRDIVRSENPDVTFGQVGRILGEKWKALTADEKVPYETKAQADKKRYESEKELYNATRA from the coding sequence ATGGCCGCAACTAAGGAAGCAAAGCAACCAAAAgaaccaaagaagagaaccaccagaagaaagaaggaCCCTAACGCCCCCAAGAGAGGCTTGTCGGCCTACATGTTCTTCGCCAACGAGACCAGAGATATCGTTCGTTCCGAGAACCCTGACGTGACCTTTGGCCAAGTGGGAAGAATACTCGGTGAGAAATGGAAGGCCTTGACCGCGGATGAGAAGGTGCCTTACGAAACTAAGGCTCAGGCTGACAAGAAGAGATACGAGTCCGAAAAGGAGTTGTATAACGCTACACGTGCCTGA
- the TIM12 gene encoding Tim12p: MSLFLNSLKGNQEMSQEKVDVAGVQFDAMCSTFNNIMRTCLEKCIPHEGYSESELTKGEMCCIDRCVAKMHYSNRLIGGFVQTRGFGPGNQLRHYSRFLPKQEDGEPNN, from the coding sequence ATGTCGTTATTTCTAAACAGCCTGAAGGGCAACCAGGAAATGTCACAGGAGAAGGTAGACGTGGCGGGAGTACAATTCGACGCGATGTGCTCCACTTTCAACAATATCATGAGGACGTGTCTCGAGAAGTGCATTCCGCACGAGGGGTACAGCGAATCGGAGCTCACGAAAGGGGAGATGTGCTGTATCGACCGGTGTGTGGCGAAAATGCACTACAGCAACCGCCTCATCGGAGGGTTTGTACAGACACGAGGGTTCGGACCAGGGAACCAGCTACGACACTACTCCCGGTTCCTGCCAAAGCAAGAGGACGGCGAGCCCAATAACTAG
- the PBY1 gene encoding putative tubulin tyrosine ligase, whose product MRVLITNDDGPLSDQFSPYIRPFIQYIKRSYPDWEITICVPHVQKSWVGKAHLAGKNLTAQFIYSKVDAEDNTFWGPFIQPQLKSNNSKLPYVLNAEIPKDAIEWVLIDGTPASCVNIGLHLLSNDQFDLVLSGPNVGRNTSAAYITSSGTVGGAMESVISGNTKAIAISWAYFNGLKDASPVLMQMASKRSLDVIDHLVKNWDPKTDLYSINIPLVETLNDDTKVYYAPIWENRWTPIFNGPHINLENNFAEIEDGNESSSISFHWAPKFGAHNDSIHYKNEYKDRTALTDAEVIESKMISVTPMKATFKGVNHLLGELKLTQKENGSPKINSLAVVSIDPMEYIYKPLTSALKKYLPQLEIVPSLPEFESGKHENQTKIFHYGDYEQLDMDKLMELPKNYYTNSYIYRKALIRKHFLSHTIQTYTAKHPDSILKKAYLESFTIDLDYAEFLDDALDENWELRQELENESKGKWWIVKPSMSDKGQGIRVFKTIQDLQAIFDSFDDEDSEAEESGNDDDANAEFMDNNKVNISQLRHFIIQEYSTSPLLLSSMDNRKFHIRCYVVCKGDLQVFVYDRMLALFAAKPFVPLDPNTYSVTDLKDLECHLTNTCLQSKKKDKDSSVLEFDSLEEIPNEKKLKIKEQIHCITNDVFLAAVNVNRLNFQPLPNAFETYGVDFLVDSDYEVKLLEINAFPDFKQTGKDLKDLIDELFDDTVKYCVAPIFKGNNKIEDEEDPNFVKVIDYTSNDW is encoded by the coding sequence ATGCGTGTTTTGATAACTAACGATGACGGTCCCCTGAGTGATCAATTTTCACCATACATCAGACCCTTTATTCAATATATTAAGAGATCTTATCCTGATTGGGAAATTACAATCTGCGTGCCACACGTTCAAAAATCATGGGTCGGTAAGGCTCATCTTGCTGGTAAGAACTTGACGGCTCAATTTATATATTCCAAAGTCGACGCTGAAGATAATACTTTCTGGGGTCCTTTTATCCAGCCCCAACTAAAGTCGAACAACTCCAAATTGCCTTACGTTTTGAATGCAGAAATTCCGAAAGATGCGATCGAGTGGGTATTGATTGACGGAACCCCAGCATCGTGTGTAAATATCGGGTTACATTTACTCTCTAACGATCAATTCGATTTAGTGCTGTCAGGTCCAAATGTTGGCAGAAATACATCTGCGGCGTATATTACATCATCTGGCACAGTGGGTGGTGCAATGGAATCCGTTATTTCAGGAAATACAAAGGCAATTGCTATATCATGGGCCTACTTTAATGGGTTGAAGGATGCTTCTCCTGTACTGATGCAAATGGCCTCCAAGAGATCCCTAGACGTTATAGATCATCTTGTGAAAAACTGGGACCCAAAGACCGATCTATATAGTATTAATATACCTTTAGTGGAGACTCTTAATGACGATACCAAGGTATATTATGCGCCAATCTGGGAAAACAGATGGACTCCAATATTCAACGGGCCTCATATTAATTTAGAGAATAACTTTGCTGAGATCGAAGATGGTAACGAATCATCATCGATTTCCTTTCACTGGGCTCCAAAGTTTGGTGCACATAATGATTCTATCCACTACAAGAACGAGTATAAAGATAGGACTGCTTTAACTGATGCTGAAGTCATAGAATCCAAAATGATTAGTGTTACGCCTATGAAAGCCACGTTCAAGGGTGTTAATCATCTACTTGGAGAGTTAAAGCTGactcaaaaagaaaacggtTCACCAAAGATAAATAGCCTTGCAGTGGTGAGTATCGATCCAAtggaatatatatataaaccTTTAACGAGcgcattgaaaaaatacttgCCACAGTTGGAAATCGTGCCAAGCTTACCAGAATTCGAGAGTGGTAAACACGAAAACCAAACGAAGATTTTCCACTACGGTGACTATGAGCAACTAGACATGGACAAATTAATGGAACtaccaaaaaattattacaCCAActcttatatatacagaaaAGCATTGATCAGAAAGCACTTTCTTTCGCACACTATCCAAACGTATACAGCAAAACATCCAGATtccattttgaagaaagcaTATTTAGAATCGTTCACTATTGATTTAGACTATGCAGAATTTTTAGATGATGCATTAGACGAAAACTGGGAGTTACGtcaagaattggaaaacgaAAGTAAAGGCAAATGGTGGATTGTGAAACCAAGTATGAGCGATAAAGGTCAAGGTATTAGGGTATTCAAGACCATCCAAGACCTACAAGCCATTTTCGATTCTtttgatgacgaagataGCGAAGCGGAAGAGAGTGGAAATGACGACGACGCAAATGCAGAATTCATGGATAATAACAAAGTAAATATCTCCCAATTGCGCCACTTTATCATACAAGAATATTCAACGAGCCCATTATTGCTATCATCCATGGATAATAGAAAGTTTCATATAAGGTGTTATGTTGTTTGTAAAGGGGATTTACAAGTATTCGTATACGATAGGATGCTAGCACTATTTGCTGCTAAACCGTTTGTCCCTCTAGATCCTAACACATATTCCGTAacagatttgaaagatttggaGTGCCATCTGACTAATACATGCTTGcaaagcaagaagaaagataaAGATTCTTCTGTTTTGGAGTTTGATTCCCTAGAAGAAATTCCAAACGagaaaaagttgaaaattaAGGAACAGATTCATTGCATAACAAATGACGTTTTCTTAGCGGCAGTAAATGTAAACAGGCTAAACTTCCAACCGTTACCAAATGCGTTTGAGACCTATGGTGTAGATTTCTTGGTCGATTCGGATTATGAAGTCAAGTTATTGGAGATCAATGCTTTCCCAGATTTCAAGCAAACTGGTAAAGACTTGAAGGACCTCATTGATGAATTGTTTGACGATACTGTCAAGTATTGTGTTGCCCCAATCTTTAAAGGTAACAACAAGatcgaagatgaagaagatccAAACTTTGTAAAGGTTATCGACTACACTTCAAATGATTGGTGA
- the RXT2 gene encoding Rxt2p yields the protein MKVQDLGANKVGLEDKSVLANESSIISAFTRRIIKEKSGNYQVLKRSIDGKLIYPEATGVSSNRGNKLLQKSEVVTRRDLNNSKPIIEQTVFYNGSEHRLLQTNIAADNKTNRRRKRIKFTPDINVEPVSIGGENNTNESNESDDGITDDYDGDEDEDDLSRLVNIKEILTPILSLGDVINHKTISKTFSSLILKNLATQIILMIEREQMSVVRYSQFLEVFLGDHPEPIYESNLYLPPYNHNLTLPEDCKATGLTGNSPKNSINETNVNTTMTTEDEYSNNETEETKDEDPFFALPKLEQSNALLSLLPSSSGSVSISTLTAAEQQQLNDEIESARQLSQIALQRNKEFIRNLQKIRKSVIKANRIRGRILSWSREFLGISDDDITIPVALRVVKRGLISATTNKTTNFEEEIENGMEDGVADDNEPDDEANRA from the coding sequence ATGAAGGTTCAGGATCTTGGAGCCAACAAGGTGGGACTAGAAGACAAGAGTGTGCTAGCGAATGAATCTAGTATAATTAGCGCATTCACCAGAAGAataataaaggaaaaaagcGGTAACTACCAGGTGCTGAAAAGATCTATTGATGGGAAATTGATCTACCCTGAAGCTACTGGAGTATCTTCCAATAGAGGTAATAAACTGTTGCAGAAGAGTGAAGTGGTTACCAGAAGAGATTTGAATAATTCTAAGCCCATTATTGAGCAGACCGTCTTTTATAACGGTTCAGAGCATCGCCTTTTACAAACAAATATTGCGGCTGATAATAAAACTAACAGGAGACgtaaaagaataaaattcACACCCGACATCAACGTTGAGCCAGTCTCAATTGGTGGTGAAAACAACACCAACGAAAGCAACGAAAGCGACGATGGCATCACTGATGATTATGACggcgatgaagatgaagacgaccTATCAAGATTAGTGAACATTAAGGAGATTTTGACCCCAATTCTTTCGCTTGGGGACGTAATAAACCATAAAACAAtctcaaaaactttttcaagcttaattttgaagaaccTGGCTACCCAAATTATTCTAATGATTGAAAGGGAGCAAATGTCAGTTGTTAGATATTCCCAGTTTTTAGAAGTGTTTTTGGGTGATCATCCAGAACCGATCTATGAATCCAACTTATACCTACCACCTTACAATCATAACTTAACTTTACCTGAGGACTGTAAAGCAACCGGATTAACCGGAAATAGTCCAAAGAATAGTATCAACGAAACTAATGTCAACACCACCATGACTACAGAGGATGAATACTCCAATAATGAAACGGAAGAAACTAAAGATGAAGACCCTTTTTTTGCCCTACCAAAACTAGAACAATCTAATGCACTTCTATCATTGCTACCATCATCATCCGGATCCGTCTCTATTTCGACGTTAACAGCAGCggaacaacaacaattgaACGACGAAATTGAATCAGCTAGACAGCTATCACAGATCGCattacaaagaaacaaagaattcATAAGAAACTTgcaaaaaattagaaaatcCGTGATAAAGGCCAATAGAATAAGGGGGAGGATATTAAGCTGGAGCCGAGAGTTCTTGGGCATTTCAGACGATGATATTACTATTCCAGTAGCGCTGCGTGTTGTCAAGAGAGGGTTGATCAGTGCTACAACAAACAAGACAACAAAtttcgaagaagaaattgagaaTGGCATGGAAGATGGCGTGGCTGATGATAATGAACCTGACGATGAGGCTAATAGAGCTTGA